The Arcanobacterium wilhelmae region GAGCACCACGCCTTTCGCGAGCGCAGGGCTGTTTGTGTTTCGTGGTTCAACTGGAACAATGATCGGCACGGCGGCTCCTCACTCTGAAAAATGCGTCCTCCCTAGTGAAGATACCGATTTCTTACACTAAATGAAACTTTTCACGCGATTTCATTTGCATCACACTCCCTGTGTTCGCATTGCTTCCCCTTCGGCCTCGTCCAACCGTTCTTCAGCGCTGATCACCCATGGCGGCGGCAATACTGCCGAGTATGCACGATGCAAAAGAGCGGCCAATGGATACTGAGGATCGGATTCCCACGCAAGATCGGAATAGAGCGCCCCGCGCCTTCCATCCCCACTCCACCACGCAAGGTAAGCAAGCATCGCATATGGCCGCGCATCGTCGTCGCCGCTGTATCGTGCAAGCATTGTCAGCAGATGGCTGAGTAACGTTATTCGCTCGAGAGGCGGTCGCTGCTCGCTGAGCTCGCGCAGGCGTTCCCGCGTCGCCTGACGCCCAAGGACACTCACGCGCTCCACGCTTGGATCCAACGCCCACAACAGGATCGCATCACGCTGATAAGGATTCGTGAGATAGGCGAGCAAACGTGCCCACACCCAGACAGTGTCGCGATGAATGCTCGGTAACAGACCGTAAGGGTTGGCAGGAGTGCTTTCGATGTGCGCAAGGGCGGCATCCCATTCTTCAGCGAAGTTCGTCCGTCCTTTTGCCACGTAGTTCCGGTAGCGAATAAGGATTTTCTCACGGCGCTCGCAGTCGAAACGCGCAAGATTCTCCGCCGCGAGCAACGGCACTTCCCAGAACCCACTGTAGAGAGTGTCGAAGCCTTCCTCTTTTTCGAGTTCATGGAAGGGGAAACTGAAATCGCTCCCGCGGGAGTTGTACCATGCATGAAGTTGCGTGACGTCGGCGTAATCAGTGTAGAGAAGCGCAACGTTCACATGGTCCAGGCTCTCCAAGCAACTCGTGGTTTCCAAAAGTGCCTTCTCGGTGTGGGACATCGTGTTCCTGTCAAACGGCTGATTGCCGTACCAAACCATCGCCACATGATCCGCCTTCATATCGTTCGCAAAAGCGCGAATCGCCTTGGTGAATTTTTC contains the following coding sequences:
- a CDS encoding DUF4192 family protein — translated: MDILSIERTILLLPHMLGYRPRQAIGIVALNCQPGVFLDTAIGPVLLWDLTRGEIGEKFTKAIRAFANDMKADHVAMVWYGNQPFDRNTMSHTEKALLETTSCLESLDHVNVALLYTDYADVTQLHAWYNSRGSDFSFPFHELEKEEGFDTLYSGFWEVPLLAAENLARFDCERREKILIRYRNYVAKGRTNFAEEWDAALAHIESTPANPYGLLPSIHRDTVWVWARLLAYLTNPYQRDAILLWALDPSVERVSVLGRQATRERLRELSEQRPPLERITLLSHLLTMLARYSGDDDARPYAMLAYLAWWSGDGRRGALYSDLAWESDPQYPLAALLHRAYSAVLPPPWVISAEERLDEAEGEAMRTQGV